From Mytilus edulis chromosome 9, xbMytEdul2.2, whole genome shotgun sequence, the proteins below share one genomic window:
- the LOC139488806 gene encoding uncharacterized protein — MKAHPDPNSVKRLFWEQQCKFETSGKNGMRLHPMIIRWCLYMRNKSAKSYDSMRDSGFIQLPSARTLFDYSHYTKSALGFQANVTKMLHEEAKKLGMFKENNKSYVGVLFDEIRIKEDLVYDNHTGELIGYCDLDSISNQIMNLEKAVNDSKPTQVAKFMLVIMVRGITTNLKFPFAGFATNSITADFLYPIFWKAVSFKLKVLFCICDGASANRKFFKLYKLDNSTEPVYFTKNPHDENCNLYFISDVPHLLKTAINCLSNLYSHKKTRQLLNREKDISWMHLVLLFEEHCEQDIYSPCSKLSRPHIDLTAFTYMKVNLAAQILSGTVANALEHFYDESVSETVCFIRHFNRFFDCLNVRSLFEGRNKRNPDLDPYTDVNDNRLEWLTTTFLGYFEEWRQNIENRNIAATAKQKAAMTLSRQTLDGLKISVKSITECVKRQGVIRAVSGPPFPRIFKL, encoded by the exons ATGAAAGCACATCCAGACCCAAACAGTGTAAAAAGACTTTTTTGGGAACAACAGTGTAAATTTGAGACATCTGGCAAAAATGGAATGAGGTTGCATCCAATGATAATAAGGTGGTGTCTTTATATGAGGAACAAAAGTGCCAAATCTTACGATTCTATGAGAGACTCTGGCTTTATACAACTGCCCAGTGCAAGGACCCTATTTGATTATTCACACTACACTAAGAGTGCCTTGGGATTTCAGGCAAATGTTACCAAAATGTTACATGAGGAAGCAAAGAAATTag GTATGTTTAAAGAGAATAACAAAAGTTATGTAGGAGTATTGTTTGATGAGATCCGGATTAAAGAGGACCTTGTTTATGACAACCACACAGGAGAATTAATTGGGTACTGTGATTTAGACTCTATAAGCAACCAAATCATGAACTTAGAGAAAGCTGTAAATGACAGCAAACCAACACAAGTCGCAAAGTTCATGCTAGTGATAATGGTCCGAGGGATAACTACGAATCTCAAGTTTCCTTTCGCAGGCTTTGCAACAAACAGTATAACTGCAGACTTTTTATATCCGATCTTTTGGAAAGCTGTATCATTTAAACTTAAAGTCCTATTTTGTATATGTGACGGAGCCTCTGCAAACAGAAAATTTTTCAAATTGTACAAATTAGACAACAGTACAGAACCTGTGTATTTCACCAAGAACCCCCATGATGAGAACTGTAACTTATATTTCATTTCTGACGTGCCACATCTGTTGAAGACCGCCATAAATTGTTTAAGCAATTTGTATTCCCACAAGAAAACTCGTCAGTTATTGAATAGGGAAAAAGACATTTCATGGATGCACTTGGTCCTTTTGTTTGAAGAACATTGTGAACAAGATATTTATAGTCCATGTTCAAAATTATCCAGACCGCATATTGATTTGACAGCTTTCACTTATATGAAAGTCAATCTGGCCGCTCAGATATTAAGTGGAACTGTGGCAAATGCGTTAGAACATTTTTACGATGAAAGTGTTTCTGAAACTGTATGTTTCATTAGACATTTTAATAGATTTTTTGATTGTCTTAATGTGAGGAGTCTGTTTGAAGGTCGCAACAAACGAAATCCAGATTTGGACCCATATACAGATGTGAATGACAACCGTTTGGAGTGGCTGACAACAACTTTTCTGGGATACTTTGAGGAGTGGcgacaaaatattgaaaatagaaaCATTGCTGCAACCGCTAAACAAAAGGCAGCCATGACTTTGAGTAGACAAACATTAGATGGACTAAAAATCAGTGTAAAATCCATTACTGAATGTGTTAAAAGACAAGGTGTGATAAGGGCCGTTTCTGGCCCCCCTTTTCCCagaatttttaaactttga